From the genome of Haloterrigena sp. KLK7, one region includes:
- a CDS encoding divalent metal cation transporter, which translates to MSEKSAPSSTSTIVDVVPGGETIHGALYRYGLGVLFAANVFGAGSVYILADAGANFAFSLLWVLPLAFLIDIALHDMSARLAVADEPLADYIVDAVPIGGRVLVISISLMSALWAVSNYAVAGAALAWLLPGLDNVIVGIVLAGGAGIAIVQLKVYDRIEAAIAAAVFAVFGSYGLLLAGLDVPWQSVAAGLQPALNSDIGYLTTVIALLGTTVYWPNFFIQSSIQPTKEWTDVWKYRRDNAAGIATTLLIGSFVMIVSAVTLAEGEMTLTGPGQPLADILGQGALLVFMIAVFLASITSATGTLFGAGFMIPQSLGRHTVFGDFRFRRTVIGLITVSAATALPLLVYTGFGPVEMAIIMPAVNGAIGLPVTVFALIGAVNRFYDVDWYENAAFVAAGLVLLIGSATTIQSLYETIIGIL; encoded by the coding sequence ATGAGTGAGAAGTCGGCGCCCTCCTCGACGTCCACGATCGTCGACGTCGTTCCCGGCGGCGAGACGATCCACGGCGCCCTCTACAGGTACGGGCTGGGCGTGCTGTTCGCCGCGAACGTCTTCGGTGCCGGATCGGTGTACATCCTCGCTGACGCCGGGGCCAACTTCGCGTTCTCCCTGCTGTGGGTGCTCCCGCTGGCCTTCCTCATCGACATCGCGCTCCACGACATGAGCGCCCGCCTCGCCGTGGCCGACGAACCGCTGGCGGACTACATCGTCGACGCGGTCCCGATCGGCGGACGAGTGCTCGTGATCTCGATCTCGCTGATGTCGGCGCTGTGGGCCGTCTCGAACTACGCCGTCGCGGGCGCGGCGCTGGCCTGGCTCCTGCCGGGGCTCGACAACGTCATCGTCGGCATCGTCCTCGCCGGCGGCGCGGGGATCGCCATCGTCCAGCTGAAGGTCTACGACCGCATCGAGGCGGCGATCGCGGCCGCCGTCTTCGCGGTCTTCGGCTCGTACGGCCTCCTGCTGGCTGGCCTGGACGTGCCGTGGCAGTCGGTCGCCGCCGGGCTCCAGCCCGCGCTGAACAGCGATATCGGCTACCTCACGACGGTCATCGCCCTGCTCGGGACGACCGTCTACTGGCCGAACTTCTTCATCCAGTCGAGCATCCAGCCGACCAAGGAGTGGACCGACGTCTGGAAGTACCGCCGGGACAACGCCGCCGGGATCGCGACGACGCTGCTCATCGGGAGCTTCGTGATGATCGTCTCCGCGGTGACGCTCGCGGAGGGCGAGATGACGCTGACCGGGCCCGGACAGCCGCTGGCGGACATCCTCGGGCAGGGCGCGCTCCTCGTGTTCATGATCGCCGTCTTCCTCGCGAGCATCACCTCCGCGACCGGGACGCTGTTCGGCGCCGGATTCATGATCCCGCAATCGCTCGGCCGCCACACGGTGTTCGGCGACTTCCGGTTCCGACGCACGGTCATCGGTCTGATCACCGTCTCGGCCGCCACGGCCCTCCCGCTGCTGGTCTACACCGGCTTCGGGCCCGTCGAGATGGCTATCATCATGCCCGCGGTCAACGGCGCGATCGGTCTGCCGGTGACCGTCTTCGCGCTCATCGGCGCCGTCAACCGGTTCTACGACGTCGACTGGTACGAAAACGCCGCGTTCGTCGCCGCGGGGCTCGTCCTGCTGATCGGCAGCGCCACGACGATCCAGTCGCTCTACGAGACGATCATCGGGATCCTCTGA